The Klebsiella sp. RIT-PI-d genomic sequence TCTGGCTTGATTCGCACTCTACCACCCACTCACTGTGAAAAGGTAAGCCAAATTTAAGTAATGTTGCGCAGTAGCCGCCCACGCGTTCGGCACGGGTCAGGGAAGTACTTTGACCACCAAGCCAGGCAATACGCTGGTGACCACGCTCGATTAAATGTCCGGTGATGATTTGTGCGGCCTGCATATTATCAGGACGGATGATGTCTACATCATCAAGATGGCTGGCCCGCGAAGCAAAGACCAGCGGAATACCGGCCTCATCTGCGATCTGACGGAGTTCTGCTCCGCGTGCCAGCGAACCGGCAATAATCACGCCATCTACACCCTGAGAAATCAGCATCTCCAGGCGTTGCAACAGCCACTGCTGCTCATTACCGCTCTGCGTCAGAAATAACATCCGTCCTTGCGATTCCAGCCTTGCCGTGATCCCCGCCGTTAATTCGGCATAAAACGGCGCACAGAGATCGCTGACTATCAGCCCTATAACGCCGCTGTGACCGCCTCTTAGCGAAGCTGCCTGCCTGTTGCGAACAAAACCCAAATGCTCAATCGCATGATTGACTCTTTCACCCGTTGCAGACGATATTCGCCCTTTTCCACTTAAAACCAGTGATACGGTGGTGACGGAAACCCCCGCCGCCTGCGCAACATCGTTAATGGTAATTTTTTTTGCGATTGCCATTTGATTATCCGTTTATCGTTGGCCAATAGATAAAACGTTTTATCTATCATTAAACCGTCTTAACACTATGGTAAGCCAATAGTGTGATAGTAATCTCACTAAAATAAGGTAAAACGATTTATCTTACTCTCATAGATGAATCATCAGACCGACCAGGAGTCTTTAGTGAATCCAAAAGCTGCACAAAAATTGACGCTATGGGAATTCTTTCAGCAACTCGGCAAAACCTTTATGCTACCGGTGGCGCTGCTTTCTTTTTGCGGGATCATGATGGGGATCGGCAGTTCCCTGAGCAGTCATGATGTCACCACCCTTTTACCCTGGCTGGATAATTCTGTCCTGCAGAGCATCTTTGGCTGGATGAGCAAAGTCGGCTCATTCGCTTTTAGTTTCCTGCCGGTGATGTTCTGTATCGCCATCCCACTGGGTTTAGCCCGCGACAATAAAGGCGTAGCGGCCTTTGCCGGATTTGTCGGTTACGCAGTCATGAACCTGGTGGTTAATTTCTGGTTAACCGCAAAGGGTATACTTCCGACGACCGATGCTGCCATTTTAAAGGCCAATAATATTCAGTCTATCCTGGGCATCCAGTCAATAGATACCGGGATCCTCGGCGCAGTGATTGCCGGGATCATCGTCTGGATGCTGCATGAGCGTTTTCATACCATCCGCCTGCCGGATGCCCTGGCCTTTTTTGGCGGTACACGCTTTGTGCCGATTATCACCGCTGTGGTTATGGGCCTGGTAGGCCTTGTCATACCCCTGGTCTGGCCTTTTTTTGCAATGGGTATCAATGCGCTTGGCTATGTCATTAATAGCGCAGGCGATTTTGGCCCGATGATTTTTGGTACCGGTGAACGCCTGCTGCTGCCTTTCGGCCTGCAGCACATCCTGGTTGCGCTCATTCGCTTTACGGAAGCGGGCGGCACCCTGGATGTCTGCGGTCACAGCGTGAGCGGTGCGCTGACTATCTTCCAGGCGCAACTGGGCTGTAGCGAAACGCATGGTTTTGCAGAAAGCGCTACCCGCTTCCTGTCGCAGGGAAAAATGCCGTCTTTCCTCGGCGGTCTTCCGGGTGCCGCGCTGGCGATGTATCAGTGTGCACGCCCGGAAAATCGACATAAAGTAAAAGGATTACTGATTTCAGGTGTTGTTGCCTGCGTCGTTGGCGGCACTACGGAGCCGCTTGAATTCCTGTTCCTGTTTGTTGCGCCGGTATTATATGTCATTCATGCGCTGCTTACCGGGCTGGGTTTCACCATGATGGCGGTGCTCGGCGTCACCATTGGTAATACCGACGGCAATATTATCGATTTCGTCGTGTTTGGTATTTTGCATGGCTTTGCCACCCGCTGGTACATGGTTCCGGTCGTCGCGGCAGTCTGGTTTGTGATCTATTACGCTATCTTCCGTTTCGCTATTTTGCGCTTTAATATCAAAACGCCCGGACGTGAAGTTGACACCGCCAGCGCACTCGAAAAGACCGTTGCTGGCGTGACAGGAAAATCCGGTTATAACGTTCCCGCCATACTGGCGGCGCTGGGCGGCGCCGAAAATATTGTTTCTCTGGATAACTGTATTACTCGTCTGCGTTTGTCGGTGCAGGATATGAATAAAGTGGACAGTGCCGCCCTAAAAAATCTGCGGGCTATTGGCGTGGTTCAGCTCAATCAGCATAATCTTCAGGTCGTGATTGGCCCACAGGTACAATCGGTAAAAGATGAATTGACGATGCTGATGAATTCAGTACAGGCTTAAAATGCATTTTCCCCTCCAGGTCGGGGGGGAATCAGCCTACGATTTAAAGATAAGGACGCTGATATGTTTGATTTTTCGACTCCGGTGGACAGACGCGGCACGTGGTGCACGCAGTGGGACTACATCGCCGATCGTTTTGGCGCTGCCGATCTGCTCCCTTTTACTATCTCGGATATGGATTTTGCCACCGCGCCCTGCATTCTTGATGCCCTGCGTATGCGCCTTGGTCACGGCGTGCTGGGCTACAGCCGCTGGAAAAACGACGACTTTATAGCTGCAATTGAGCACTGGTTCGCAACCCGTTTTAATAGTCAGATTGACACTCAACAGCTGGTGTACGGACCTTCCGTCATTTACATGGTTGCAGAGATGATCCGCCAGTGGTCTGCCCCTGGCGATGGCATTGTGGTCCACACTCCAGCCTACGACGCGTTCTATAAGACAATTGAAAGTAATCAGCGCCAGGTGGTGGCAGTCCCGCTGCAGAAAAACAACAATGACTGGCATTGTGATTTCGTTCAACTCGAACAGGCACTGGCACAGCCCCGGAACCGCGTGATGTTACTGTGCAGTCCGCACAACCCCAGCGGCAAAGTGTGGACGCGGGAAGAACTGATGACAATGGTGCAGCTCTGCGAAAAACATGACGTGGCGGTGATAAGCGACGAAATTCATATGGATATGGTCTGGGGAGACCATGTCCACATTCCGTGGTCCGGGTTAGCACGCAGCCGCTGGGCGCTGTTAACCTCCGGCTCCAAAAGCTTTAATATTCCGGCCCTGACCGGCGCCTGGGGTTTGATTGGTGATGAAGCTACCCGCCACGCCTATCTTGACGCGCTAAAAAATCGCGATGCCCTCTCGTCGCCATCAGTTCCTGCCCTGGTCGCTCATGTTGCCGCTTACCAGCACGGCGCCCCCTGGCTGGATGCGCTGCGCGACTATCTTCAGGATAATTTACGCTATGTGGCAACTACGCTTAATGCGGCATTTCCCGAGTTAAACTGGCAGCCGCCGCAGGCAACCTACCTTGCCTGGATTGACTTAAGACCGCTGAAGATCGATGAGCACGCCCTGCAAAAAACGCTGATTGAACAGCAAAAAGTCGCCATCATGCCAGGTTACACCTACGGCGCTGAAGGAAGCGGGTTTATTCGTCTTAATGCCGGATGTCCGCGTAGCAAACTGGAAAAAGGGGTAGAACGATTGATTGCCGGAATTCACTCATTACGCCAATCTTAGTCGCCCTGAGATGTCTGCAGCGTAACCTGCATGGTTCTGCCGGGGATTATAGCGATCGCCCGTCCACAGGATCTATACTTCTGCATGTGAATAATCCTCTACAAGGAACAGCAATGAAAAAGCTCGCGCTCGGCCTGGTGCTGCTTGCTGCTGACAATGCCGCAGCCACACCATCATTAACACACGATTGGCCGTCATGTGACATAAAGGCCCAGCGCGACGTGAAAGGCGAAGCGGGAGAAGGAATATCCGACCCGCTTCAGGCTCACATCTCGGTACGTATCAATGTGCTCCAGGCCGATATCAGTAATGCCCGCAAAGCGCGCTTTCTTGCAGAGTCGCAGTCTGACGCACTGTGGCATCGTGCGGACCGCATCAGAAAAGATACCGACGGGTATGTAAATCAACAGGGTTTCCTGAGTGCGGCTGAGCGTGCCTCATACGATCGTGAACTTGACGATATCGCGCAGCAGCTGTGCCGTACGGTCAGATAATATGTTCATAATGGTGCCTGAACGATGTCAGGTAAGGCGATGGTGAATGTTGCCGATCGCACACCGTTAAGGCTCAAGCGTTTCACCGCGCACAGGCTGCGCGAGCGAAAAACCATTCAACGCTGTTCACCATTATTTAAGAAAGACAAGACTACACATTTTATTTATATGACTTAAAATTCATCCTGCTTAACTTAATTACCGGGTGAATGATGAATGCATGGATTGTTTTATTAATTGCGATAGCAGGAGAAGTTATTGCGACGACAAGCCTTAAACTAAGCGAAGGCTTTACAAAACTGGTGCCGTCGGTTGTCGTGGTTGTCGGATATGCTATAGCCTTTTATTGTCTATCCCTTACCTTAAAGTCCATTCCACTCAGTATTGCTTACGCAGTCTGGTCCGGGCTTGGGATCGTGAGTGTCTCCGTGCTGGGCTGGTTCCTGTTTGGACAAAAACTGGATGTCTGGGCAGTTGTCGGGATGCTATTAATTATCAGCGGCGTTGTCGTGCTGAATGTATTATCAAAAACCACGGCCCACTAAATTCTGAACGAATGAAGGGCGCTATCTGGTCGTCCGGTAGATAGCGCTAAGGGTTGCGATTGGCCGCTCGTTCTGGCCGTGGCCCGCATGAGCCTGCCGCAGGCTTACGCCCCTTACGCAGGGATCTTGCTGGCAATGGCTTCAAGCCCTACACGCTGTCCGTATGACAGTTCCAGAGTGTTGCCGTCTGGATCGGCAAGAAAAACGTAATATCCTACCGGATCCCCGGCTTCCTCCGGCTCTTTGCGCAACACGTTTTCTGTCCGCGCCAGGGTAATTTTGTTATCGATATCGTCGCGGCTGGCACAGGCTACCCCGAGATGACCAAAATGGCCCAGGGGCGTATCGAGCACATTGTCTGATTGCACCAAAACCAGCGCAAATGGCCGCGTATGATCGCTCAGCCATGCCACTTTACGGGCTTGCGGAACATCCGGTGCGCGCCGATGAACAATAACCATACCGGCATAACGCTCATAAAAAGCAATGCTTTTATCGATGTCCCTGACAGAAAAGGCTACGTGCGTAAAACCCACATCAACGTCTTGCATTTATCTATCTCTTTAATCAAATTCAGAACCTACATCCTAAAAGCTCAAGTTAACTTCAGGTCAAGCATAAATGCCGCGTGATACTAACTCCAGACCCAGTACCTGCGGGCACAGAATCTGCCACAGCGGCAAACTCTGTACGTCACTATTCCCGGCGAAAATTCAGGGTTCAGGCATCCACGTATCGGCTTCGCTATCGTCAGGATAATAATAGCCATTCGGTTTTGCGACTGGCAACTACCGCCCTCCCTGGCTAGGCCGCGATTTATTTTTCATATCCGTATAGATTAATTCTTCCTGACAGATATTCACCCAAATAGACTTCACTTATTTTACTAAAGCCTTGCCTGGCGATCTCGCTTTCTAACCACTCCGTGTCTTTATTGATAATCTCAAGTAAGTCATTATTCGCTAATCCATCGACTATGATTGGGTAACGTATATTTTCATCGCCACTTTGAATAATCGTAAGCTGCCCGTTTTGTTCGAGAACGACGCGTTTCAACTGCTCTACTTCATAGATGTTGTTTGCTCTCAGCTTAAACATCAGGTCATTCGCAGAAACACCATTTCTCAGACACTCTTTAACATTAACGCTGCCATTGTGCACCAGAGTAATGGGTTTCCCATCAATAATTCTTTTGACTAAGCGATTGTTTTCTTTTAGAAACTTCAGTAAAAAAACCAGTAAAGTCCATATAATTAATACCAGAATAAATTGCAGTACGGTGATTGATTCGTTGTAGATTACGCCGCCAATGATCCCGCCTAAAACATAGTTCTGAACCTGGTCCATTGCCGATGAAGGTGCCAGATTACCTTTCCCCATGAGATTTATCTGGACTATTAAACACAATATTCCTAACCCAAGCTTTATAATAATCGGTGTATAGATAATCATTTTATACCTTAATTTTTTATAACTTCTATATCTGGGTTCATTAGAGAAACCTTAACCAGATTATACGTTTTCTGATCGCTACTAAGATTCACGCGATAATACGAGCTGTCAATTCTAACGATAACACCATCCGACAGTTGTACAGAATTAGAAAAAATAGAGTTTATATCTACCCCTTTCTCCTTTTCCAGTAGCCTCACAAAATTAACCATTTGCGATGATTTTGAATGTATATTTTGACTGTCTGTGTAATCTGCATATTGCACACCAGAGATGAACAGTAAAAATAAAAAAGCGATTATGGTTAGATCCCGATACTTAGTTTGCAAACGATGACGCATGTACAAACTGAAAGCTACGATAAGTATAAATAATGTACTAAATATAATAATATATTTGAAGAAGTCATTTATATTAGACTGAGCCTGAAGATAATTGATTCCATAAAAGGTCATGCAGATATAGCCCCATATTTACTATAGACTTCATCTTTGTTGATATGGTGTATTGCCATTTTTATTCTTCCATTCCCCATAAGTTATTAATCAACAACATTACGTTGCCATTATCTGACACGTCTAAAGTATAAGCATAAAATCATTCAACATGCATTAAGACGGCCTGCGTGGAAACCTTCCGAAGCCCACCAGCAGGGCGTGACAATGTAATTGACGCATATAAACAACCGCGAATGTCTTTTGACTGGCTCGGTCACCGTCTTAGATTGATGATTTAGCCAGCATTTTTAATCGCTTAACAATGTGATGTATAATGGATCGCACTTTACCTACAACAAGAGTGCGATCATGATTGATACTTCCCTGCCCTTAACGGATATTCATCGCCATCTGGATGGTAACATCCGTCCGCAAACCATTCTTGATCTTGGCCGTCAGCACAATCTGACTCTGCCGGCGAACACGCTGGAAGCCCTGACGCCACACGTGCAGGTCACCCATAACGAACCTGATTTGGTCAGTTTTCTGGCAAAACTGGACTGGGGGGTTAAAGTTCTTGCCAATCTTGACGCCTGTCGCCGCGTCGCTTACGAAAATATGGAAGATGCGGCCCGCAACGGCCTGCATTACGTCGAACTGCGTTTTTCTCCAGGCTACATGGCAATGACCCATAATTTGCCGGTAGCGGATGTCGTTGAAGCGGTAATAGCCGGTGTGCGTGAAGGTAGTCGCGATTTCGGCGTTGAAGCGCGTCTGATTGGCATT encodes the following:
- a CDS encoding DUF421 domain-containing protein → MIIYTPIIIKLGLGILCLIVQINLMGKGNLAPSSAMDQVQNYVLGGIIGGVIYNESITVLQFILVLIIWTLLVFLLKFLKENNRLVKRIIDGKPITLVHNGSVNVKECLRNGVSANDLMFKLRANNIYEVEQLKRVVLEQNGQLTIIQSGDENIRYPIIVDGLANNDLLEIINKDTEWLESEIARQGFSKISEVYLGEYLSGRINLYGYEK
- a CDS encoding Mal regulon transcriptional regulator MalI produces the protein MAIAKKITINDVAQAAGVSVTTVSLVLSGKGRISSATGERVNHAIEHLGFVRNRQAASLRGGHSGVIGLIVSDLCAPFYAELTAGITARLESQGRMLFLTQSGNEQQWLLQRLEMLISQGVDGVIIAGSLARGAELRQIADEAGIPLVFASRASHLDDVDIIRPDNMQAAQIITGHLIERGHQRIAWLGGQSTSLTRAERVGGYCATLLKFGLPFHSEWVVECESSQKQAAEAVGVLLRQNPTISAILCDNRVVAMGAWFGLLRAGKQSDENGLGRYFEQQVALASFADVPEDALDDIPIGWVINPAREMGESLAERILQRIDNRAMTLRNHIMSPRLVIKK
- the malX gene encoding maltose/glucose-specific PTS transporter subunit IIBC, giving the protein MNPKAAQKLTLWEFFQQLGKTFMLPVALLSFCGIMMGIGSSLSSHDVTTLLPWLDNSVLQSIFGWMSKVGSFAFSFLPVMFCIAIPLGLARDNKGVAAFAGFVGYAVMNLVVNFWLTAKGILPTTDAAILKANNIQSILGIQSIDTGILGAVIAGIIVWMLHERFHTIRLPDALAFFGGTRFVPIITAVVMGLVGLVIPLVWPFFAMGINALGYVINSAGDFGPMIFGTGERLLLPFGLQHILVALIRFTEAGGTLDVCGHSVSGALTIFQAQLGCSETHGFAESATRFLSQGKMPSFLGGLPGAALAMYQCARPENRHKVKGLLISGVVACVVGGTTEPLEFLFLFVAPVLYVIHALLTGLGFTMMAVLGVTIGNTDGNIIDFVVFGILHGFATRWYMVPVVAAVWFVIYYAIFRFAILRFNIKTPGREVDTASALEKTVAGVTGKSGYNVPAILAALGGAENIVSLDNCITRLRLSVQDMNKVDSAALKNLRAIGVVQLNQHNLQVVIGPQVQSVKDELTMLMNSVQA
- a CDS encoding MalY/PatB family protein, producing MFDFSTPVDRRGTWCTQWDYIADRFGAADLLPFTISDMDFATAPCILDALRMRLGHGVLGYSRWKNDDFIAAIEHWFATRFNSQIDTQQLVYGPSVIYMVAEMIRQWSAPGDGIVVHTPAYDAFYKTIESNQRQVVAVPLQKNNNDWHCDFVQLEQALAQPRNRVMLLCSPHNPSGKVWTREELMTMVQLCEKHDVAVISDEIHMDMVWGDHVHIPWSGLARSRWALLTSGSKSFNIPALTGAWGLIGDEATRHAYLDALKNRDALSSPSVPALVAHVAAYQHGAPWLDALRDYLQDNLRYVATTLNAAFPELNWQPPQATYLAWIDLRPLKIDEHALQKTLIEQQKVAIMPGYTYGAEGSGFIRLNAGCPRSKLEKGVERLIAGIHSLRQS
- a CDS encoding DUF3290 domain-containing protein, producing the protein MTFYGINYLQAQSNINDFFKYIIIFSTLFILIVAFSLYMRHRLQTKYRDLTIIAFLFLLFISGVQYADYTDSQNIHSKSSQMVNFVRLLEKEKGVDINSIFSNSVQLSDGVIVRIDSSYYRVNLSSDQKTYNLVKVSLMNPDIEVIKN
- a CDS encoding VOC family protein codes for the protein MQDVDVGFTHVAFSVRDIDKSIAFYERYAGMVIVHRRAPDVPQARKVAWLSDHTRPFALVLVQSDNVLDTPLGHFGHLGVACASRDDIDNKITLARTENVLRKEPEEAGDPVGYYVFLADPDGNTLELSYGQRVGLEAIASKIPA
- a CDS encoding DMT family transporter codes for the protein MNAWIVLLIAIAGEVIATTSLKLSEGFTKLVPSVVVVVGYAIAFYCLSLTLKSIPLSIAYAVWSGLGIVSVSVLGWFLFGQKLDVWAVVGMLLIISGVVVLNVLSKTTAH